CTATGACTTCTGGTgctttatataaagtaagaacaaatttgttcattaCATATAACTTGTGTAAACTTGTTAATAACTTACATATTACATGTCTATAGACAgttaataattatgatacaTATTTATTCGTTTATATACAAGTTTACACCCTTAGGAAACATGTTACGTAATAGATTTGGATGGAGTAATAATATGAGAAATTTTAACGGAGGAGACAATGGATTATTTGATTATGCATCAGAATCATTTAATCCATTTTCAGTGGGTGGAGAAGAACATTATATTGGATATCATccagcataattttttcaattgaaaacagataaaattataaatttatataaaagaatatcaTGAAGCACTAAATTTTAGGATGT
The sequence above is drawn from the Plasmodium vivax scf_4794 genomic scaffold, whole genome shotgun sequence genome and encodes:
- a CDS encoding variable surface protein Vir32, putative (encoded by transcript PVX_044190A), which gives rise to MTSGALYKFTPLGNMLRNRFGWSNNMRNFNGGDNGLFDYASESFNPFSVGGEEHYIGYHPA